A genome region from Candidatus Cloacimonadota bacterium includes the following:
- a CDS encoding SOS response-associated peptidase, producing MCGRFALFSNIKVILEYADLIDSDIEWSPHYNISPSMMIPVLIKNSKTPVIDLQKWGLIPNFSYSTDKEKNAFSVINAKSETITTKPMFKNSFKYRRCLIPANGFYEWRKSDRQPFFIRVKDLPLIFFAGIWNSPKVENHTMPNNFTIITANANEKLQPIHNRMPVIFRPEQIHAWLFNSNQTELIEMLKSFPEEDMIIEPVSREVNYSRMDHPGLIEKIETL from the coding sequence ATGTGTGGTCGTTTTGCCCTTTTTTCCAATATCAAAGTTATCCTGGAATATGCTGACCTGATTGATAGTGATATTGAATGGTCACCGCATTATAACATCTCTCCAAGTATGATGATACCCGTCTTGATAAAAAACTCTAAAACTCCGGTGATAGATCTTCAAAAATGGGGTTTAATTCCTAACTTCTCTTATTCGACAGATAAAGAAAAAAATGCCTTCTCTGTGATCAATGCTAAATCGGAAACTATCACAACTAAACCGATGTTTAAAAACTCATTTAAATATCGGCGATGCTTGATACCGGCTAACGGCTTTTATGAATGGCGGAAATCAGACAGACAACCATTCTTCATCAGAGTAAAGGACCTTCCATTGATCTTTTTTGCCGGAATATGGAACAGCCCAAAAGTCGAGAATCATACTATGCCGAATAATTTTACCATAATTACTGCCAACGCCAATGAAAAACTGCAACCAATTCATAATCGAATGCCGGTCATTTTCCGTCCGGAACAGATTCATGCCTGGCTTTTCAATTCAAATCAGACTGAATTAATTGAGATGTTGAAATCATTCCCAGAAGAAGATATGATAATTGAACCGGTCTCTCGTGAAGTAAATTATAGTAGAATGGATCACCCCGGTTTGATAGAAAAAATTGAGACTCTTTGA
- a CDS encoding Y-family DNA polymerase: MSSIKYKKSDRELFALIDCNHFYVSCERAFRPDLEKKPVGILSNNDGCIVALSPELKKLGIERGVPYFKIKQLLKKHDITIFSSNYSLYGDMSFRVMSLLSRFSPDVEIYSIDEAFLSLSKMEISDIRAYGHTIRNTIRQCTGIPISVGIAPTKTLAKIANKVAKKALTEQGVFVLTDPDKTTELLHQTPVEDIWGIGYRYSKMLKKNGIYNAWELTQQPNDWIKSKMTIVGLKTVEELRGNSCLNMELVNEPKKGIISSKSFGKSIDKIEDLHEAAASYCLNAVSKLRQQKSLARRLLLYLTTNPFKNEPQYANYRELKLSGYSAYPPDFIKIAGQILDNIYREGFRYKKVGVMITDIIPEDEAPIDLFETAYPEDRRSQIMHCMDRINRKWGTGAITFAGAGIKQEWQMRREMLSPRYTTCWQELLKVKA, from the coding sequence ATGTCATCCATAAAGTATAAGAAGAGCGATCGAGAGCTTTTCGCTCTCATAGATTGTAACCATTTTTATGTCTCTTGTGAGAGAGCGTTCAGACCAGATCTTGAAAAAAAACCGGTTGGTATCCTTTCTAATAATGACGGTTGTATAGTAGCACTTTCTCCTGAGTTAAAAAAATTGGGTATTGAGCGGGGAGTTCCCTATTTCAAGATCAAACAACTCTTGAAGAAACATGATATCACGATTTTTTCTTCAAATTACTCACTTTATGGTGATATGTCATTCAGGGTAATGTCTTTACTCTCCCGCTTCAGCCCTGATGTCGAGATCTATTCTATAGATGAGGCGTTTCTTTCTCTCTCTAAAATGGAGATATCAGACATCCGAGCTTATGGACATACCATTCGAAACACTATTCGTCAATGTACCGGTATTCCCATATCGGTTGGGATTGCTCCTACAAAGACTCTTGCCAAGATAGCCAACAAAGTAGCCAAAAAAGCACTGACTGAACAAGGTGTTTTTGTGCTCACTGATCCTGATAAAACAACAGAACTACTTCATCAAACACCAGTAGAAGATATCTGGGGTATCGGATATCGTTATTCGAAGATGTTGAAGAAAAACGGTATCTATAATGCCTGGGAGTTAACACAACAACCAAATGACTGGATAAAGAGCAAGATGACAATAGTCGGATTAAAGACTGTAGAAGAGTTACGAGGTAATTCTTGTCTCAATATGGAGTTGGTGAATGAGCCCAAAAAAGGGATCATATCTTCTAAGTCTTTCGGTAAAAGTATTGATAAGATAGAGGATTTACACGAAGCAGCTGCTTCATATTGTTTAAACGCAGTTTCTAAACTCAGACAGCAAAAATCATTAGCTCGTCGCCTATTGCTCTATTTAACAACCAATCCCTTTAAGAACGAACCGCAATATGCCAACTATCGAGAGTTAAAGTTATCAGGTTACTCAGCATACCCTCCTGATTTCATTAAAATTGCCGGTCAGATTCTGGACAATATCTATCGGGAAGGATTCAGATATAAGAAAGTGGGTGTCATGATAACAGATATAATTCCTGAAGACGAAGCACCAATAGACCTGTTTGAAACTGCTTATCCTGAAGATAGACGTTCCCAAATAATGCATTGTATGGATAGAATCAATAGGAAATGGGGAACGGGAGCTATAACTTTTGCCGGTGCCGGAATAAAACAAGAATGGCAAATGAGAAGGGAGATGCTCTCTCCCAGATACACGACATGTTGGCAAGAACTGCTAAAGGTTAAGGCATAG